A genomic region of Leptolyngbya sp. NIES-2104 contains the following coding sequences:
- a CDS encoding RNA polymerase sigma factor, which produces MNENVAYPIHKQVDDLYRTESRRVFATLIRLLGDFDRAEEALHEAFTVALEQWSRDGLPANPRSWLVSVGRFRAIDHIRRRARFDASLAELAQQFDPIETAQDDEDVEDDRLRLIFTCCHPALSPEAQVALTLREVCGLTTEEIANAFLIAPSTLAQRIVRAKAKIRDARIPYQVPSIADLPERLDTVLQVIYLVFNEGYAASSGEVLTRADLSTEAIRLGRLVLELLPDAEGMGLLALMLLQESRRTARTSSTGDLILLEDQDRSCWNQDYIAEGKALVQRALRQRQSRALSSQKFGSYTLQAAIAAVHAEATSATATDWAQIVALYDVLFQIERSSIVGLNRAIAVAMRDGALAGLQQIDAILAQGDLSSYHLAHAARADLCRRLGRTAEARASYQRALALVKQEPERRFLEKRLQELG; this is translated from the coding sequence ATGAACGAAAACGTCGCCTATCCGATTCACAAGCAGGTGGATGACCTCTACCGCACCGAGTCCCGTCGTGTCTTCGCCACGCTGATCCGCTTACTAGGCGACTTTGATCGAGCTGAAGAGGCACTGCATGAGGCTTTCACGGTGGCGCTAGAGCAATGGTCTCGTGACGGTCTACCTGCAAACCCGCGATCGTGGCTGGTTTCGGTCGGTCGGTTTAGAGCGATCGATCACATTCGTCGTCGCGCCCGCTTCGATGCGTCTTTGGCAGAACTCGCTCAACAGTTCGATCCCATTGAAACCGCTCAGGATGACGAGGACGTAGAGGACGATCGCTTACGCCTCATCTTCACCTGCTGTCATCCTGCCCTGTCACCAGAAGCGCAAGTGGCGTTGACCCTACGGGAAGTCTGTGGACTCACGACAGAGGAGATTGCGAATGCTTTCCTGATTGCGCCCTCGACGCTAGCCCAGCGAATTGTACGGGCGAAAGCAAAGATCCGCGATGCGCGGATTCCATATCAGGTGCCCTCGATCGCCGATCTACCAGAGCGGTTAGACACGGTGCTGCAAGTGATTTATCTCGTATTTAACGAGGGCTATGCTGCCTCGTCTGGCGAGGTGTTGACACGAGCCGATCTCTCCACCGAAGCAATTCGATTGGGGCGATTGGTGCTAGAGCTTCTACCGGATGCTGAAGGAATGGGACTTCTAGCACTCATGCTGCTGCAAGAATCGCGGCGGACTGCCCGCACCTCCTCGACGGGCGACCTCATCCTGCTGGAAGACCAAGATCGCTCCTGTTGGAATCAGGACTATATTGCTGAAGGTAAAGCGCTGGTGCAGCGAGCCTTGCGGCAACGGCAAAGCCGGGCGCTCTCGTCGCAGAAATTTGGCTCCTATACCCTTCAGGCTGCGATCGCGGCGGTGCATGCTGAAGCCACGAGTGCGACTGCTACCGACTGGGCACAGATTGTTGCTTTGTATGATGTGCTGTTTCAGATTGAGCGATCGTCGATCGTGGGCTTAAATCGAGCGATCGCGGTGGCGATGCGGGATGGTGCTTTGGCGGGGCTACAACAGATTGATGCAATCCTGGCACAGGGTGATTTATCGAGCTACCATCTCGCGCACGCAGCGCGGGCTGACTTGTGTCGCCGATTGGGAAGAACAGCAGAGGCTAGAGCATCCTATCAGCGGGCACTGGCGCTGGTGAAACAAGAACCAGAGCGAAGATTTCTGGAAAAACGCCTGCAAGAATTGGGCTGA
- a CDS encoding RNA-guided endonuclease TnpB family protein, translating into MLVLEYKLRGKQEQYERIDNAIRTALFVRNSCIRYWTDNQGIDKYKLSAYCKVLAKDFEWAGKLNSMARQASADRAWAAISRFYSNCKKQIPGKKGFPRFKRRGHSVEYKTTGYKLSEDRKYINLTDGFEIGKLELVGTHDLHFYQPNQIKRLRLVRRADGYYAQFIVDVERSIELEPTKQTLGLDVGLLHFYTDSNGNKAENPRFLRKAEKSLKRLQKRVSKKFKKGQKQSNNYKKARQKLARKHLKISRQRKDHAVKLARCVIQSSDLVAYEDLQVRNMVKNHKLAKSINDASWYQFREWLEYFGKVYGRATVAVAPHYTSQECSSCHRIVKKALSTRTHQCVCGAELCRDQNAALNILRKGLNTVGHTGINAWGETDRYLAEETTLDKSIR; encoded by the coding sequence ATGCTAGTACTCGAATACAAGCTACGCGGAAAACAGGAGCAATACGAACGCATTGATAATGCGATTCGGACGGCTTTGTTTGTCCGCAATTCTTGTATTCGGTACTGGACGGATAATCAAGGCATCGATAAATACAAGCTATCCGCCTACTGTAAGGTCTTAGCAAAAGACTTTGAATGGGCTGGAAAGCTCAATTCGATGGCGCGTCAAGCGAGTGCAGATCGAGCGTGGGCTGCAATTTCGCGCTTCTATTCCAACTGCAAAAAGCAGATTCCCGGCAAGAAGGGCTTTCCCCGATTCAAGCGTAGAGGTCATTCCGTGGAGTACAAGACCACGGGCTACAAACTGTCTGAAGACAGGAAGTATATCAACCTGACGGACGGCTTTGAGATTGGAAAATTGGAGCTTGTCGGAACTCACGATTTGCACTTCTACCAGCCGAATCAAATCAAGCGGTTGCGACTGGTCAGACGTGCAGACGGATACTACGCTCAGTTCATCGTGGATGTGGAGCGCAGTATCGAACTAGAGCCAACCAAACAGACTCTAGGCTTAGATGTTGGATTGCTGCACTTCTACACGGATTCTAATGGCAATAAAGCCGAAAATCCGCGTTTCTTGAGAAAGGCTGAGAAGTCCTTAAAACGACTGCAAAAGCGAGTTTCTAAGAAGTTCAAGAAAGGACAGAAGCAGTCCAACAACTACAAAAAAGCGAGACAGAAACTCGCTCGTAAACACTTGAAGATCAGTCGGCAACGTAAAGATCATGCGGTAAAACTCGCACGATGCGTCATTCAGTCTAGCGACTTGGTAGCCTACGAAGATCTTCAAGTGCGGAACATGGTGAAAAATCATAAACTAGCGAAGTCCATCAACGATGCAAGTTGGTATCAGTTCCGAGAATGGCTGGAATATTTTGGCAAAGTGTACGGACGTGCGACCGTTGCGGTTGCACCGCACTACACCAGTCAAGAATGTTCTAGCTGTCATCGGATTGTGAAAAAGGCGCTCAGCACCCGCACACATCAATGCGTGTGCGGTGCGGAACTGTGCCGAGATCAGAATGCGGCATTGAACATTCTGAGAAAGGGATTAAATACGGTGGGGCACACCGGAATCAACGCTTGGGGAGAAACCGACCGCTATCTAGCCGAGGAAACAACGCTAGACAAGTCGATTCGATGA
- a CDS encoding VOC family protein, which produces MTQMIFVNLPVAEIAASKHFYEAIGFTNNSQFSDDTAACMVLSDTIHVMLLTHDKYRQFTTKTIADARTTSEVLICISADSRAAVDDMVGKAKSVGTVIDPTPTQDFGFMYGRSFEDLDGHIWEVMWMDVAAASQQVDEPGAS; this is translated from the coding sequence ATGACCCAGATGATTTTTGTGAATTTGCCTGTTGCCGAGATTGCCGCATCGAAGCACTTTTATGAAGCGATCGGCTTCACCAACAATTCGCAATTCAGCGACGACACAGCCGCCTGCATGGTGTTGAGCGACACTATCCATGTGATGCTGCTGACCCACGACAAATATCGGCAGTTCACGACCAAGACCATTGCTGATGCCCGGACAACCAGCGAGGTATTAATCTGTATCTCTGCCGACAGCCGCGCGGCTGTCGATGACATGGTCGGCAAGGCAAAGTCCGTTGGTACGGTCATCGATCCAACCCCAACGCAGGATTTTGGCTTCATGTACGGTCGCAGTTTTGAAGACCTGGACGGTCATATCTGGGAAGTGATGTGGATGGATGTCGCAGCCGCCAGTCAGCAGGTGGACGAACCCGGAGCATCCTGA
- a CDS encoding VOC family protein: MSLSVDDVTASANSVKKHFGFNQEMSAEGFVPLFRSDAGFNLIFLQVGLKSFKPIHLSGHRADGLVIVFVVDHINSEYVRLQADGVEITTAIETEPWGERFFQVTDPNGVVFQLVQWMTDQAA; this comes from the coding sequence ATTTCTCTTAGTGTTGATGATGTCACCGCATCAGCTAACTCCGTCAAAAAACACTTTGGTTTCAATCAAGAGATGTCAGCCGAGGGCTTCGTGCCGCTCTTCCGATCGGATGCAGGGTTCAACTTAATTTTTCTGCAAGTTGGACTGAAAAGTTTCAAGCCGATTCATCTAAGCGGACATCGGGCAGATGGGTTAGTGATTGTCTTTGTTGTAGATCACATCAACTCTGAATATGTTCGCTTGCAAGCTGATGGAGTAGAGATTACGACTGCGATCGAGACTGAACCTTGGGGCGAACGGTTCTTTCAAGTGACTGACCCAAACGGCGTTGTGTTCCAACTAGTTCAATGGATGACTGATCAAGCTGCATAA
- a CDS encoding VOC family protein, with the protein MATLQKITPSLWFDDRAKEAAEFYIGIFPNSKIVNISHYGEAGEEIHGKPAGSVLMVSFELDGQTFTTLNGGPDFKFNEAISFQVDCEDQAEVDYFWDKLSMGGDPAAQQCGWLKDQYGVSWQIVPRVMIEMLNDPDAEKSQRAMTAMMKMKKIDIDQIKRAYEG; encoded by the coding sequence ATGGCAACCCTTCAAAAGATCACTCCCTCCTTATGGTTTGACGATCGCGCCAAAGAGGCAGCAGAGTTCTACATCGGAATCTTTCCAAATTCAAAAATCGTCAATATCTCGCACTACGGAGAAGCGGGAGAAGAGATTCACGGCAAGCCAGCAGGCTCAGTTCTGATGGTATCTTTCGAGCTAGATGGGCAAACGTTTACTACCCTCAACGGCGGTCCAGATTTCAAATTTAATGAGGCAATCTCGTTTCAAGTGGACTGCGAAGATCAAGCCGAAGTGGATTATTTCTGGGATAAGCTATCGATGGGCGGCGATCCGGCGGCGCAGCAGTGTGGCTGGCTCAAAGACCAATACGGCGTTTCTTGGCAAATTGTCCCCAGAGTGATGATCGAGATGCTCAATGATCCCGATGCGGAAAAATCTCAAAGAGCGATGACCGCCATGATGAAAATGAAGAAGATCGACATTGATCAAATCAAGCGGGCTTACGAGGGATAG
- a CDS encoding YciI family protein has translation MKYMLLIYGDENAWTQREREDCYEESSQLVQQLRASGQYVSASPLHSVETATSVRVRDGKKLVTDGPFAETREQLGGYYLIDAENLDEAIAIAERIPAARKGTVEIRPIVELTKEKLS, from the coding sequence ATGAAATATATGTTGCTCATTTACGGTGACGAAAATGCGTGGACTCAGCGTGAGCGTGAGGACTGTTATGAAGAGTCTTCGCAGCTCGTTCAACAACTCAGGGCGAGTGGTCAATATGTAAGCGCTTCGCCGCTTCATTCTGTGGAAACAGCAACCAGCGTCAGGGTGCGCGATGGGAAAAAACTGGTAACCGACGGACCCTTTGCAGAAACTCGCGAACAACTCGGCGGTTACTACTTGATTGACGCAGAAAATTTGGATGAAGCGATCGCTATTGCCGAACGCATTCCCGCTGCTCGTAAAGGCACAGTCGAAATTCGCCCGATCGTAGAATTAACAAAGGAGAAACTATCATGA
- a CDS encoding IS4 family transposase, whose protein sequence is MCAHESVNIRQISASRAEQVGYYRFLENEAVSVGELVKSLAEQCEQQVEGQHVLAISDTSEINLSANAGRLKPDDIGWVGNHEELGFYIHPTLVLNAGSGFPLGLSAVQVWHRPTERLDKRSRKYKQLAIEDKESYKWVKAATASKSALQTATEVTDIGDSESDIYEVWSTVTTEKTHLLIRACQDRTLANQELMLFDYLSQQPCEGTYNLKIAADPRQGRKAREAWIAVRCASVHLQRPARLHGSEYPPSTRLYAVEAQEIQPPAGQSAIHWRLLTTHPVVCFEQALQIIEWYRWRWWIEQLFTVLKQPGLQIEETQLESGKAIQCLCVMALSVALRVLQLVEGRQDQTQPAHRVLSEPQQQCLAQIAPKLSGHTAKQQNPHPPMTLAWAAWCIARLGGWSGYQSQSPPGIATMLRGLQQFESIFQGWRLAQDVCTG, encoded by the coding sequence ATGTGCGCCCACGAATCGGTGAACATCCGGCAGATTAGTGCAAGTCGAGCGGAACAGGTGGGATACTACCGATTTTTGGAGAATGAAGCGGTGAGTGTTGGAGAGTTAGTCAAAAGCCTTGCTGAACAGTGTGAGCAGCAAGTTGAAGGGCAGCATGTCCTCGCCATCAGTGACACGAGTGAGATTAACTTAAGCGCGAACGCGGGACGACTGAAACCCGATGACATCGGGTGGGTGGGCAATCACGAAGAACTCGGATTCTATATCCATCCGACCTTAGTGTTAAATGCGGGAAGTGGATTTCCACTCGGACTCAGTGCGGTGCAAGTCTGGCATCGTCCGACTGAACGACTCGATAAGCGCAGTCGCAAGTACAAACAGTTAGCGATTGAGGACAAGGAATCGTACAAGTGGGTCAAAGCCGCGACAGCAAGCAAGTCAGCGCTGCAAACTGCCACCGAGGTGACGGATATCGGCGACAGTGAATCCGATATCTATGAGGTGTGGAGTACGGTTACAACCGAAAAGACGCATTTGTTAATTCGGGCTTGCCAAGATCGCACCCTTGCGAATCAGGAGTTGATGTTGTTTGACTACTTGAGTCAGCAACCGTGTGAAGGCACGTACAATCTAAAGATTGCTGCTGATCCGCGACAAGGGCGCAAAGCGCGAGAAGCCTGGATCGCCGTGCGGTGTGCTTCGGTACATCTGCAACGACCTGCCCGATTACACGGTAGCGAGTACCCACCTTCCACTCGCTTGTATGCGGTGGAAGCTCAAGAAATCCAACCGCCTGCTGGACAATCTGCTATCCACTGGCGCTTACTCACCACGCATCCGGTGGTTTGCTTTGAGCAAGCCTTACAAATCATTGAGTGGTATCGGTGGCGCTGGTGGATTGAACAACTCTTTACGGTACTCAAACAACCCGGACTCCAGATCGAAGAGACTCAACTCGAATCGGGCAAAGCGATCCAGTGTTTGTGCGTGATGGCGCTCTCTGTGGCGCTGCGAGTGCTTCAGTTAGTCGAAGGTCGCCAAGACCAAACTCAGCCTGCTCATCGCGTACTGTCGGAGCCACAGCAGCAGTGTTTAGCTCAGATTGCACCCAAGCTTTCTGGACACACAGCCAAGCAGCAAAATCCGCATCCACCGATGACGCTGGCTTGGGCAGCGTGGTGCATTGCCCGTTTGGGAGGATGGTCAGGCTATCAAAGCCAGTCCCCGCCTGGAATTGCCACGATGCTACGCGGACTCCAACAGTTTGAATCGATTTTTCAAGGATGGAGGTTAGCACAAGATGTGTGTACAGGGTAG
- a CDS encoding DUF1579 domain-containing protein, with the protein MHIEPQKQHQWLDQLIGEWVSEAEYSMSSDQPPSKTQGTEVVRSLGGLWIIAEGVSEMPDGGAGKTMMTLGFDPQSDRFVGTFIGTMMTHLWIYNGSLDATEKVLTLDTEGPNFSQSAMTKYKDIIEFVSDDHRIMTSQILGDDGNWLQFMTAHYRRQR; encoded by the coding sequence ATGCACATAGAACCTCAAAAACAACACCAATGGTTAGATCAATTGATTGGTGAATGGGTGAGCGAAGCCGAATACAGTATGAGTTCTGATCAACCGCCATCAAAGACTCAGGGGACTGAGGTCGTCAGATCACTCGGCGGGCTGTGGATCATCGCCGAAGGGGTGAGTGAAATGCCTGATGGGGGTGCTGGAAAGACAATGATGACGTTGGGGTTCGATCCGCAGAGCGATCGCTTTGTGGGAACGTTTATTGGCACTATGATGACGCATCTGTGGATCTACAACGGATCGCTGGATGCGACAGAAAAAGTACTGACGCTCGACACCGAAGGACCGAACTTCAGTCAGAGTGCGATGACGAAGTACAAGGACATCATTGAGTTCGTCAGTGACGATCATCGGATCATGACTTCGCAGATTCTAGGTGATGATGGCAACTGGCTTCAGTTCATGACCGCGCATTATCGCCGACAGCGGTAA